In one Bacillus thuringiensis genomic region, the following are encoded:
- a CDS encoding alpha/beta fold hydrolase: protein MAKITVGTENQAPIEIYYEDHGTGKPVVLIHGWPLSGRSWEYQVPALVEAGYRVITYDRRGFGKSSQPWDGYEYDTFTSDLHQLLEHLELQNVTLVGFSMGGGEVARYIGKYGTNRVEKAVFAGAVPPFLYKSADHPEGVLDDVAIQGFENGVKSDRLAFLDEFTKGFFAAGDRTDLVSEPFRLYNRDIAAGASPKGTLDCIAAFSKTDFRGDLAKVNIPTLIIHGDSDATVPFEYSGKLTHEAIPNSKVTLIKGGPHGLNATHAKEFNEALLLFLKD from the coding sequence ATGGCTAAAATTACTGTAGGAACCGAAAATCAAGCACCAATTGAGATATATTATGAGGATCATGGCACAGGAAAACCAGTTGTACTAATTCATGGTTGGCCGTTAAGTGGTCGATCTTGGGAATACCAAGTTCCAGCTCTTGTTGAGGCTGGATACAGAGTTATAACGTATGATCGTCGAGGATTTGGAAAATCATCTCAGCCGTGGGATGGGTATGAATATGATACCTTTACTTCTGATTTACATCAACTATTAGAACATTTAGAGCTTCAAAATGTCACACTTGTTGGTTTTTCTATGGGTGGAGGAGAGGTAGCTAGGTATATTGGGAAATATGGAACCAATAGAGTAGAGAAGGCTGTATTTGCAGGAGCTGTACCACCATTCCTTTACAAGTCAGCAGATCATCCTGAGGGTGTATTAGATGATGTAGCAATTCAAGGATTTGAAAATGGAGTAAAAAGTGATCGCCTAGCATTCCTTGATGAGTTTACGAAAGGATTTTTTGCTGCTGGAGATCGAACTGACTTAGTTAGTGAACCATTTCGACTTTACAATAGGGATATCGCTGCAGGTGCATCACCTAAAGGAACACTAGATTGTATCGCTGCTTTCAGCAAAACAGACTTCAGAGGCGATTTAGCTAAGGTTAATATACCTACCCTTATTATTCATGGTGATTCAGATGCGACTGTACCATTTGAATATAGTGGGAAATTAACACATGAAGCAATTCCTAATTCTAAAGTAACGTTAATAAAGGGTGGTCCACATGGGCTAAATGCAACGCATGCCAAAGAATTTAATGAAGCACTCCTATTATTTTTAAAGGACTGA